A single Candoia aspera isolate rCanAsp1 chromosome 7, rCanAsp1.hap2, whole genome shotgun sequence DNA region contains:
- the LOC134501478 gene encoding noggin-like has product MDVKAWLVCMLFLEQWSHGFCHTGAIFLSQKGDFSLSGVPRPSNKIKALPQSNPDIHLIQSKLGTQARPYSLSLSPDDYHHSLPKAKDLRTSRLMKLLGSSYDPFWMSLEDPRGQNPSAEGPSMQSQDLAEHTARFRKKLLQETGRLELPKWLPLLLVEEGIPQNLSQSFIYHLSQWLVDSATCHLTSSWVDMGSIFWPRWIRHTYCDLTQAGCSWPPGMTCRPAQITHVKLLAWHCWINGTRSPNPGKTRKECVWRQIPYPVVAACKCACS; this is encoded by the coding sequence ATGGATGTTAAAGCGTGGTTGGTCTGCATGCTGTTTCTGGAGCAATGGAGCCACGGGTtctgccacactggagcaattttcCTCTCTCAAAAGGGAGACTTCTCCTTAAGTGGGGTTCCCCGACCATCGAATAAGATCAAGGCGCTGCCCCAGTCCAATCCTGACATACATCTTATCCAGAGTAAGCTGGGAACTCAAGCAAGGCCTTAcagcctctccctctctcctgatGACTACCACCACTCTCTGCCCAAGGCAAAGGACTTGCGGACCTCCAGGTTGATGAAGCTTCTGGGATCTTCCTATGACCCTTTCTGGATGTCTCTCGAGGATCCCCGAGGTCAGAACCCAAGCGCAGAAGGACCAAGCATGCAGAGCCAAGACCTGGCTGAACATACAGCCCGCTTTAGGAAGAAGCTCCTGCAAGAGACAGGCAGATTAGAGCTTCCCAAGTGGCTTCCATTGCTGCTTGTTGAGGAGGGGATACCCCAAAATTTGAGCCAGTCCTTCATTTACCATCTAAGTCAATGGCTAGTGGATAGTGCAACCTGTCATTTAACCTCTTCCTGGGTAGACATGGGATCCATCTTCTGGCCACGCTGGATACGCCATACGTACTGCGACCTGACACAAGCTGGGTGCTCTTGGCCTCCAGGCATGACTTGCAGGCCAGCCCAAATCACCCACGTCAAACTCCTAGCTTGGCACTGTTGGATAAATGGAACCCGGTCTCCGAATCCTGGAAAGACTCGTAAGGAATGTGTTTGGAGACAAATTCCATATCCTGTAGTGGCTGCATGTAAATGTGCCTGCTCGTGA
- the GALR3 gene encoding LOW QUALITY PROTEIN: galanin receptor type 3 (The sequence of the model RefSeq protein was modified relative to this genomic sequence to represent the inferred CDS: inserted 4 bases in 2 codons; substituted 1 base at 1 genomic stop codon), whose product MIGKKTTSDFDIRYLAICYPLKSRNLHSISNAVFAIVMIWTLSLLFAGPYLSYYQTVNYQERPICVPVWESQHRKILDTLTFVFSYILPISVVSLAYARTIKFLWTAVDPPEGISEFCKAKRRVTKMIIAVAVLFCLCWLPHHLVILCFWFSYFPFNQATYALHLASHCLSYANSCLNPIVYALISKHFRKKFKQVFTCVLVXDKNKKVXADKKIQVANVADGLINQTAGFYGGNXEVTWFNEENTSYYMDLLLR is encoded by the exons atgataggaaaaaaaacaacctctgaTTTTGACATAAG GTATTTGGCTATTTGTTACCCATTGAAATCTCGGAATCTCCATTCCATTTCCAATGCTGTCTTTGCTATTGTCATGATTTGGACCCTCTCCCTGCTTTTTGCAGGGCCCTATCTCAGCTATTACCAAACTGTTAATTACCAGGAGAGGCCCATCTGTGTTCCTGTTTGGGAGAGCCAACACCGCAAGATTTTAGACACCCTCACTTTTGTGTTTAGTTACATCCTCCCAATCTCTGTTGTCAGCCTGGCTTATGCCAGAACCATCAAATTCTTGTGGACTGCTGTAGACCCTCCGGAAGGAATCTCAGAGTTCTGCAAAGCCAAACGGAGGGTTACCAAAATGATTATTGCAGTGGCTGTCCTCTTCTGCTTGTGTTGGCTGCCCCACCATCTGGTGATCTTGTGCTTCTGGTTTAGCTACTTCCCCTTTAACCAAGCTACCTATGCCTTACACCTAGCTTCTCATTGCTTGTCATATGCCAATTCCTGCCTCAACCCAATTGTCTATGCTCTCATTTCCAAGCACTTCCGCAAGAAGTTCAAACAAGTCTTCACTTGTGTTCTTGTCTAAGACAAGAACAAGAAAGT AGCTGACAAGAAGATCCAGGTGGCCAATGTTGCTGATGGTTTAATCAACCAGACTGCAGGTTTCTATGGAGGAAA AGAAGTAACATGGTTTAATGAGGAAAATACGAGCTACTACATGGACCTGTTGTTGAGATGA